In Scatophagus argus isolate fScaArg1 chromosome 5, fScaArg1.pri, whole genome shotgun sequence, a genomic segment contains:
- the zgc:112083 gene encoding histone H4 transcription factor yields the protein MFLSRVLNDKRRRTTSAFEAHIDRKKTKPDKLRGGKNYGAAAASGIDTRLCVQQHPKHKVITIMMTTKRLDNFEVVCEWASCNFKGHTMEELSDHMSLHLKDYLGDNDALEELDEYACLWNGCEFLSMGSPAELEVHAYFHNYHGKLKFVGSQLLRSRPDLPSCNQGIHSNNLVPEGSDGYVCQWEHCDSTFNNPEWFYRHVDNHVESAEPQSLAQQQQALFCHWTGCDAFFKIRYRLREHMRSHTQERLVACPTCGSMFSSNTKLFDHLHRQAEPVESLVCEHCGKAFSSERLLRDHVRQHVNQVKCPFCDMTCTTLAALKIHIRFRHCDERPFPCDFCDKRFKNQRDLQKHTEVHNEGTVYHCTVEGCDYSCHTFQTMSHHFKRVHEVGGMSKYKCHICDKVFSWCYTLTLHLRKKHELKWPSGHSRFRYRKDVDGFLKVNMVRFETVEVTKEIMKNMAKKPQSLRKSQRTSGRNKRATVAPESGRSSPAGSSSPSSSSTSSYSSELSGGEDVSAQPSPRGSDSPVYCVMSTIPHIEEEPGGLAQEDCDGSRASGAVQALTEVARGLGMDVV from the exons ATGTTCCTGTCCCGCGTTTTGAATGATAAGCGAAGAAGAACAACTTCCGCTTTTGAGGCTCATATTGACCGGAAAAAAACAAAGCCGGACAAGCTCAGAGGAGGGAAGAATTACGGGGCTGCTGCCGCAAGTGGCATCGATACCC GattgtgtgtgcagcagcatcCGAAGCACAAAGTGATCACCATCATGATGACAACTAAAAGACTAGACAATTTTGAGGTGGTGTGTGAGTGGGCTTCATGCAACTTCAAGGGCCACACCATGGAGGAGCTAAGCGATCACATGTCTCTGCATTTAAAGGACTACCTGGGAGACAACGATGCCTTAGAGGAGCTGG ATGAGTATGCTTGTCTGTGGAATGGGTGTGAATTTCTATCCATGGGTAGCCCTGCAGAGCTGGAGGTCCATGCTTACTTCCACAACTACCACGGGAAGCTCAAGTTCGTTGGGTCACAGCTGCTCAGGTCTCGTCCTGATCTGCCTAGCTGCAACCAGGGCATACACAGCAACAACCTGGTTCCCGAAGGATCAGACGGATACGTTTGTCAGTGGGAGCACTGCGAT AGTACGTTTAACAATCCTGAGTGGTTCTACCGACATGTGGACAATCATGTTGAAAGTGCCGAGCCGCAGTCTCTCgcacaacaacagcaggctCTCTTCTGCCACTGGACAG GCTGCGATGCCTTCTTCAAGATCAGGTACCGTTTGAGAGAACACATGCGGAGCCACACTCAGGAGAGACTTGTGGCCTGTCCAACATGTGGCAGCATGTTCTCCAGCAACACAAAATTGTTTGACCACCTGCACAGACAGGCCGAGCCAGTAG AGTCGCTGGTATGTGAACATTGTGGCAAAGCTTTTTCCAGTGAGAGACTCCTGAGGGATCATGTTCGTCAGCATG TCAATCAGGTGAAGTGTCCCTTCTGTGACATGACCTGCACCACGCTGGCAGCTCTGAAGATCCACATCAGGTTCCGTCACTGTGATGAGCGGCCCTTCCCATGTGACTTCTGTGACAAGAG atTTAAGAACCAGCGTGatctacagaaacacacagaggttCACAATGAGGGCACCGTGTACCACTGCACAGTGGAGGGTTGCGATTATTCCTGTCACACGTTCCAAACCATGAGCCACCACTTCAAGAGAGTGCACGAG GTCGGGGGGATGTCCAAATATAAATGCCATATCTGTGATAAGGTCTTCTCCTGGTGTTACACTCTCACACTTCACCTTCGCAAGAAACATGAGCTGAAATGGCCGTCCGGACATTCCCGCTTTAG ATACAGGAAGGATGTAGATGGCTTCCTAAAAGTAAATATGGTGCGGTTTGAGACCGTAGAAGTAACGAAGGAGATCATGAAGAACATGGCCAAAAAGCCGCAGAGCCTTCGGAAAAGTCAGAGAACCAGCGGCCGGAACAAGAGGGCCACGGTGGCACCGGAGAGCGGCCGAAGCTCTCCTGCAGGATCCTCCTCgccctcctccagctccacctcctcatACTCCTCGGAGCTCTCTGGAGGTGAAGACGTTTCGGCTCAGCCCAGCCCCAGGGGCAGTGACTCTCCGGTCTACTGCGTCATGAGCACCATCCCTCACATTGAGGAGGAGCCTGGAGGATTAGCCCAGGAGGACTGTGATGGGAGTCGGGCGTCTGGAGCGGTGCAGGCCCTGACGGAGGTCGCGAGGGGCCTGGGCATGGACGTAGTGTGA